The DNA segment gttgggaactcggcgctgacgcccgtggttgtacctgggtcgcaagccccaagggtagcgttggcctggcggcctggggtacaactggaagcatccgaaggtcccggcaaagcatgagtcgactggtaacaacgaaacaacttgtttattttaacatcgcaaagagttggcggtcaggtttgaccgaagtagagagacgggagagcacttcactcaacagaagaaatcggagccctccttttggcgtccgggggcagctgtttttatactctcgcagttgagggcaagaaggaacccctcaaaagacgagcacgtgaatgtacaatgggctaatggtgacgcacactgtcgtagcgctgccgtagcaccatgtcgagcacgatctcgtagcaccctgtcgagcacgatctcgtagcaccctgttgtagcgctgccggtcgggcacaatgactgtaatgagacgatgatccctgctttggcatcgcctgtttcgggcacaatgactggaatgagaggatgatccctgctttggcatcgcctgtttcgggcacaatgactggaatgagaggatgatccctgctttggcatcgcctgtttcgggcacaatgactggaatgagagggtgatcctttgcggtcgcatcgccgcagtcgcgcctggaaacacctgccgatgagtgttgcggcgacgacgatcgggccaaaatgtctgccgccccgccgcagtcgcgccggcaaaaccacgtgtcgcaggcgaaacgcaacagcataCAGTCTCCTTTTTCAACCTCCAGATCGCTTGAAAGGCTTTGTctgtaagtatatatatatatatatatatatatatatatatatatatatatatatatatatatatatatatatatatatacccacgaaacacgcaagcagctatttgatgtctaaaagatgtcttgaacggctaattcaaaagtctagtagctgtcttgatcaagacattttgtagccatggacgccTAGAAGTCCTTCAGTAAGCCctcctaacgttacgctaaaatttggctaatggacagcttgacaagaacaactgaagacttttattagacattccctcagatttttgcggcagctgttacagtaacatgATGTTTGcgcacagttacaatttattttaaacgaggcatggacatcagaaaataAGAGTTTATATTATCGGATAGGCTGATGCACAGTaggtttttccagatgtgaaccacgGGAATAGTTTAGCACAGTCTCACTGGTCGGTTAGTGCTTTTTTCTTAGACCGATCATTTGAATGctgcctgtcagaattattttatatataaaacaagatctgtattgtatgctgatatcatgcTAATGTTCGCCTATCGAATTAAAAAAGAACACCTCTGCATGAAACACATCATTATTGACAAAAATTTGCcgtgctgggtctccaccgaattcaaatagtttctagcagggaaacattttgtcagtgtTGCTGCAGTTCAGACATAACTTACATCCTGGTTTCAACGACAGGAGGCAGGATAGCCTGACACCAGTATAcaaaacagaacgctgtgctggaATGAATTGTTTGGATAAGAAATAAAGGAtcgttcacatctggaaaaacactccgTGGACCGCGCTAATTGGCAATATAAACATATATTTTTCTGATATCCATGCCTCATTtcaaagtaaattgtaacttttTGGGTGtcccttgtaaggtaacgccacatgcttgcacagcatcacttTGCATCATTTTGCATCACAGCATCaattttggcagcagcggctgcaTTCTGGTGGTTGCAGAAGGCAAAAACTCTCATGTACCGAACATTGGGTGCGCATTATCGTACTCGAGGTGGTGAGAATTCATGTGAAGCCCGCCTCTACGGCTTCTATCAACACAGTGCGCAGCCTGGGGACTATAAGTTCCACAGTTTTAATTAATTAGTAACCAGTCAGCGCACAAAAGGTTTATCGCCATCCATAAGCACTCTCGTAAATCCATGACCTTTGAAAGACGCCACGATTCAGTGTTTCAAATGGACAAGCGCAAACATTATGCATGGCTTTACGAGCGCGAAAAGGTTGAGATGGGTCCTGCACGCTGATCGCCGACGTCGCTTGACTACTTCATGCGGTCGACTGCAACACCTGCACGGTCGTCGCCGCAGGCCTCAAGTCAGCGGCAAATAAAAGCAGTCGCGCGAAATTGCCGATTTCATCAACTTTAATACTATTTCGACAAAGAAATtatttcgaataaaaaaaaagaagccgcgaCAGCTTAACGCTGATGGCGCGCGAGCTCCTGTAGGCCAAGCATTTTTAACCATCTTGACCATGGGCGGTCGCGGCGCGCCAGCAGCTGCTTCGACGGTCGCCTGCTGCACCCTAGTAGCTGTTGTTCCCGCGCCGAGGCATCGCTCTACCGTCCAGGCGGGATCCCCTGATTCCGTAGGCGGCCAGCGCCAGCGTTAGCCCGATCACCAGGCTGAAGACGAAGACCAGCAGGGGGCGCCAGCAGCCCGGGGAACGTGCGAGTGCCAGCACCTCCGCGCGCAAGCGCTGACGGTCGCTGTTGCTGCTCCGCCTCCTGCGGCCGCCATTGTCGCCGCCGTAGCCAGACGATGCGAGTGCGCGGCCGGGCGTTGCGTACTCTACCGATGGTGGCGACGATGCCGCCAAGGCCTGAAGAAATGGGAAATGACTGTCGTGCAACGGCGAGACGTTTGTTTCGCTTTACAGGATATCGATTTGCCGATTCGCATGTTCTAAACAGACAGGTGAAACAGAAAAACTGCTCATATGCGGGTGTTTTCTTTTAACGCTAACACGTCTCTTTGTTTAAATGGCCAGTGGCATATAGCAGACATTtactcattgagctggattacccAAACAGGTAGCCATTACTTAAACTGGAAATCAAAATACTAATTGTCTATTCGGTAAATCTAAAGGAACGCAACCTGCAACACGGATGAAGAAAGGGAACGGGACGAGCCCTGTCTTCTTCCTGTCTTCAACGTTGCGCTCCTGATATTTACACACTATACACCAACAACCCCAGGTACAAGTACTACTAATTGGCTAATGTGCAAAATTTCAATAATCAGCttttttattaattactttttcGCACACATTGAAAAACACGAAATGAAACCAGTGATGGCATAAGGTACATCCCCTAATAACGATTTCTGAAGCTGGTACCAACTTTGAGACAACCACAGCGAAATTGCACAGTTTTTCCCCTTAATTTATTTCCAagacggcttttttttttacattaaagcTCAACAGTTAATGGAACACCGATGCATTTCGTCGCAAATTTTCGGAATGCATGTCTAAAATCTAGTGTCATCTTCAGAATTCGTTCACGTGGATACGATTTTCGAAGTCATCGGCTTCAATTTGTAGATTGCAAAATGTGCCGTAATATAATAAGTTGAGAAGTTAATTAGCGAAATATTGTTAATTGCTTGAGTACTCGTTATGCTTTCTTATGCAAATAATGTGTGCCTCAAAAGGTGATATACCTCAAGAAGTACAATTGCGCTAGCTGCCATGAgcgattttacagcgaagccgtacatggctagggttccgtgcattcttGCTCTCCGCcaacaaaactatcatcatcgatGCCTCATACAACCATCAGCAAGCGAAAAATGTAATGGCTCAACGACCCGTAAGGCataggctacaagcactcaacaaagtgaacagtgcttacattctttggaaccacgcatacaacatacagaacatcaTAAAGAACAAGCCAAAAAAAGCatctgaaccacataattgataaggcgctcgtgatagcaatgcgaagcacgtagcgctccccgcaaacgtttcccggtaaagattactgtggcgcaagctgccgcggtgacGCCATCTTTCGGCGCGGagtgtgacgtccc comes from the Dermacentor variabilis isolate Ectoservices chromosome 2, ASM5094787v1, whole genome shotgun sequence genome and includes:
- the LOC142571029 gene encoding uncharacterized protein LOC142571029: MSFDAESPRRTGDGDGAASIGDAAPPAPAPTGRRQKARAPPVTVQPVLYSSALAALAASSPPSVEYATPGRALASSGYGGDNGGRRRRSSNSDRQRLRAEVLALARSPGCWRPLLVFVFSLVIGLTLALAAYGIRGSRLDGRAMPRRGNNSY